From the Pseudooceanicola aestuarii genome, one window contains:
- a CDS encoding TetR/AcrR family transcriptional regulator: MSASTKRGGSYNVATRGRLLDAAERLFAERGHESVTLKEIAAQAGANVGQIVYHFGQKEELIREVILRRAGVISDDRLQLLDSYERLVGTGGVALEPVVRAFLDPYFARLKDDDPGWRCYALFIGRNVWDGTLASVIAEGFNPTAMRFIGAIRNAVPALSEADGARAFQFLLAGLYGSTANDARINALLGDDSPADDYDSYQQILIPFVVGGIQSIGTMRAGQHGSSGGQR, from the coding sequence GTGTCAGCCAGCACGAAAAGAGGCGGATCCTATAATGTTGCGACACGCGGTCGGCTGCTGGATGCGGCTGAACGCTTGTTCGCCGAACGGGGTCACGAATCCGTCACGCTGAAGGAGATCGCGGCGCAGGCCGGCGCCAATGTGGGCCAGATCGTCTATCACTTCGGCCAGAAGGAAGAGCTGATCCGCGAGGTGATTCTGCGCCGCGCCGGGGTGATCAGCGATGACCGGTTGCAGTTGCTGGATTCCTACGAGCGGCTGGTGGGGACGGGCGGCGTGGCGCTGGAACCCGTGGTGCGGGCCTTTCTCGATCCGTATTTCGCCCGCCTCAAGGACGACGATCCGGGTTGGCGCTGCTATGCGTTGTTCATCGGGCGCAATGTCTGGGACGGAACCCTGGCCTCTGTCATCGCGGAAGGGTTCAACCCCACCGCGATGCGCTTCATCGGGGCCATCCGCAACGCCGTGCCCGCGCTGTCGGAGGCCGACGGCGCCCGCGCCTTCCAGTTTCTGCTGGCGGGGCTTTATGGCTCCACCGCCAATGACGCGCGGATCAACGCCCTGCTGGGAGATGACAGCCCGGCGGACGATTACGACAGCTACCAGCAGATCCTGATCCCCTTCGTCGTGGGCGGTATCCAGTCCATCGGCACCATGCGCGCGGGTCAGCACGGCAGCAGCGGGGGACAGAGATGA
- a CDS encoding CaiB/BaiF CoA transferase family protein, which translates to MFKPLEGVKVLDLTQVLAGPYATYQLALMGAEIIKIEKPGEGDWTRIGGPRPELAAQKMALGYLAHNACKKSVTLDLKTPDGLELARKLIAECDVFVENFKPGVAERLGLGLDAVRAVRPDIVYCSISAYGQDGPMRTRPAYDHVIQGMCGIMLTTGRPGDGPTKVGAPYIDYATGLNAATAIMAALMEVRRTGQGVHVDVAMLDTALAMMASLMTNHLSAGWVPEQNGNEAWSQSPSSGAFETADGILMLAANHAVQFRNMAQAIGRADLLQDPRWSTPESAKENAAALRATLEAVFLTRPAAEWEDVLSAAAVPAARIRRLDEVMAEDQVRARALISEMRVEGVADPVHVPAMTFKANGINTAPSQPPARLGADTDAVLGELGVPADRLAQLRAGGVI; encoded by the coding sequence ATGTTCAAGCCGCTCGAAGGCGTGAAGGTTCTTGACCTGACGCAGGTTCTGGCCGGACCCTATGCCACCTATCAACTGGCGCTCATGGGCGCGGAAATCATCAAGATCGAGAAACCCGGCGAAGGCGATTGGACCCGGATCGGCGGACCGCGCCCCGAACTGGCCGCGCAGAAGATGGCCCTGGGATACCTGGCCCACAACGCCTGCAAGAAGTCGGTGACGCTGGATCTGAAAACGCCCGACGGGCTTGAACTGGCGCGGAAGCTGATCGCGGAATGCGATGTGTTCGTGGAGAATTTCAAACCCGGCGTGGCCGAACGGTTGGGCCTGGGGCTGGACGCGGTGCGCGCGGTGCGGCCCGATATCGTCTATTGTTCCATCTCGGCCTATGGGCAGGACGGCCCGATGCGCACGCGACCGGCCTATGATCATGTGATCCAGGGCATGTGCGGGATCATGTTGACCACGGGCAGGCCCGGCGATGGCCCCACGAAGGTCGGCGCGCCCTATATCGATTATGCGACCGGGCTGAACGCAGCCACCGCGATCATGGCCGCGCTGATGGAAGTGCGGCGGACGGGGCAGGGGGTGCATGTGGACGTTGCCATGCTGGACACCGCGCTGGCGATGATGGCCAGCCTGATGACCAACCACCTGTCCGCCGGCTGGGTGCCGGAGCAGAACGGAAACGAAGCCTGGAGCCAGAGCCCGTCGTCCGGGGCATTCGAAACCGCCGATGGCATCCTGATGCTGGCGGCAAATCATGCGGTCCAGTTCCGCAACATGGCCCAGGCGATCGGGCGGGCGGATCTGTTGCAGGATCCGCGATGGTCCACGCCCGAGTCCGCCAAGGAGAACGCAGCCGCGCTGCGCGCCACGCTGGAGGCCGTGTTCCTGACCCGTCCCGCCGCCGAATGGGAAGACGTGTTGAGCGCGGCCGCCGTCCCCGCCGCCCGGATCAGGCGTCTGGACGAAGTAATGGCCGAAGACCAGGTCCGCGCCCGAGCTCTGATCAGCGAAATGCGGGTGGAGGGGGTGGCAGATCCGGTCCATGTCCCCGCCATGACGTTCAAGGCCAACGGCATCAACACCGCGCCTTCGCAGCCACCCGCGCGCTTGGGTGCGGATACCGATGCGGTTCTGGGGGAGCTGGGTGTTCCGGCTGACCGGTTGGCGCAATTGCGCGCCGGTGGCGTGATCTGA
- a CDS encoding Bug family tripartite tricarboxylate transporter substrate binding protein: protein MSKIKQVQLVGAVFAVAMTLLGTMPATAQETDYPSKPITMYVGYKAGGQTDLVGRATARVLSEQLGVPVNVVNKPGAGGAVAARTLQKDAADGYTVLFQSNSVINTEPHLMKRVSFTPDDFEYAGMITAYQVGLATQKDAPFDTLAEFVDWARENPGFSYGALSPASRMYMEEIARQNDLDANIVPLKGGGDMINAILGEQVVLALSGGIHKKYPDQMKMIAALTTFRHPSDPEVETIDEAGYALAMDSRTALILPKGTPRPVLDRLAGALEAAVEDEKFNQVVSAVFIPIMYKGVDAARAEMEQTYTANKVIFENAGVTPK, encoded by the coding sequence ATGAGTAAAATAAAACAAGTTCAATTAGTTGGAGCCGTATTCGCGGTGGCCATGACGCTTTTGGGCACGATGCCGGCCACCGCGCAGGAGACGGATTACCCCTCCAAGCCGATCACCATGTATGTCGGGTACAAGGCCGGTGGCCAGACCGACCTGGTGGGCCGGGCCACGGCACGGGTGCTGTCGGAACAGCTGGGCGTGCCGGTCAACGTGGTCAACAAACCCGGGGCAGGGGGGGCGGTCGCGGCCCGTACCCTGCAAAAGGACGCAGCTGACGGCTACACCGTGCTGTTCCAGTCCAACAGCGTGATCAACACGGAACCGCATCTGATGAAGCGCGTGTCCTTCACCCCCGACGATTTTGAATATGCCGGGATGATCACCGCCTACCAGGTCGGGCTGGCCACGCAAAAGGATGCGCCGTTCGATACTCTGGCGGAATTCGTGGATTGGGCGCGGGAAAACCCCGGCTTCAGCTATGGCGCATTGTCGCCCGCGTCGCGGATGTACATGGAGGAGATCGCGCGCCAGAACGATCTGGATGCCAATATCGTCCCGCTCAAGGGCGGGGGCGACATGATCAACGCCATCCTGGGCGAGCAGGTCGTGTTGGCGCTGTCAGGGGGCATTCACAAGAAATATCCCGATCAGATGAAGATGATCGCCGCGCTTACCACCTTTCGCCATCCCAGCGACCCGGAGGTCGAGACCATCGACGAGGCCGGCTATGCGCTGGCGATGGATTCGCGTACTGCGCTGATCCTGCCCAAGGGCACGCCGCGCCCGGTTCTGGACCGTCTTGCCGGCGCACTGGAAGCGGCGGTCGAGGACGAGAAGTTCAACCAGGTGGTCAGCGCCGTCTTCATCCCGATCATGTACAAGGGTGTCGACGCCGCCCGTGCGGAGATGGAGCAGACCTATACCGCCAACAAGGTGATCTTCGAAAATGCCGGCGTGACGCCGAAGTGA
- a CDS encoding TRAP transporter large permease: protein MTPELLTIGMFGGLILAIMLGVSLSFAMGGIAVIFSLILNGPQGLYSVVSSTFGNMWSILLSAIPLFIAIGIALGRSKIADDLYRAFYLWSGRVNGGLLIGTSGFAAVLSAMTGNCSASTITTGLVGIPAMKRHGYDDRFVLGTIGASGTLGILIPPSITLIIIGMMTGLSVGKLFFGGLIAGLFILAAFIVYVALRAWRHPELAPAAEVAAPLREKVAALKSVILPLLIVLSVLVSIFLGIATPTEAAAVGVAAVLVSVWLRGELSLRFLREVSHDTASVTGMVVWIIFGAGAFVSIYSSGGGIAFMLELLRDTGMSPWMLIILMQVAALVLGMFLDPVGIILLTLPIFFPIVVELGFDPVWFCVIFQLNLCIGYITPPFGYNLFYLKSLSPQTPISQIYGSVMPFLVIMLLTGAFLMAVPDVLITLTAFMN, encoded by the coding sequence ATGACACCTGAACTTCTGACGATCGGCATGTTCGGCGGGCTGATCCTGGCCATCATGCTGGGCGTGTCGCTGTCCTTTGCCATGGGCGGGATCGCGGTGATCTTTTCCCTGATCCTGAACGGGCCGCAGGGGCTGTATTCCGTGGTCTCCAGCACTTTTGGCAACATGTGGTCGATCCTGCTGTCGGCGATCCCGCTGTTCATCGCCATCGGCATCGCCCTGGGCCGGTCAAAGATCGCCGATGATCTTTACCGCGCGTTCTACCTGTGGTCCGGCCGGGTCAATGGCGGGTTGCTGATCGGCACCTCGGGCTTTGCCGCCGTGCTGTCGGCGATGACGGGCAATTGCTCTGCCTCGACGATCACCACGGGGCTGGTCGGCATCCCTGCGATGAAACGCCATGGCTACGACGATCGGTTCGTGCTGGGCACGATCGGGGCCTCGGGCACGCTGGGGATCCTGATCCCGCCCTCCATCACCCTGATCATCATCGGCATGATGACCGGCCTGTCGGTGGGCAAGCTGTTCTTTGGCGGGTTGATCGCGGGGCTGTTCATCCTGGCGGCCTTCATCGTCTACGTGGCGCTGCGCGCCTGGCGTCACCCCGAACTTGCCCCCGCCGCCGAGGTCGCAGCCCCCCTGCGGGAAAAGGTGGCGGCGCTGAAATCGGTGATCCTGCCGCTGCTGATCGTGCTGTCGGTTCTGGTGTCGATCTTCCTGGGCATCGCCACCCCGACAGAGGCCGCGGCGGTGGGCGTGGCGGCGGTCCTCGTCTCCGTCTGGCTGCGCGGGGAATTGTCCCTGCGGTTCCTGCGCGAGGTCAGCCACGACACCGCGTCGGTCACCGGCATGGTGGTCTGGATCATCTTCGGCGCCGGGGCCTTCGTGTCGATCTATTCCAGCGGCGGCGGCATCGCCTTCATGCTGGAGCTGCTGCGCGATACCGGGATGAGCCCCTGGATGCTGATCATCCTGATGCAGGTCGCCGCGCTGGTGTTGGGCATGTTCCTGGACCCGGTGGGGATCATCCTGCTGACGCTGCCGATCTTCTTTCCCATCGTCGTGGAATTGGGATTTGATCCCGTCTGGTTCTGCGTGATCTTTCAGCTGAACCTGTGCATCGGCTACATCACGCCGCCCTTCGGCTACAACCTGTTCTACCTCAAGAGCCTGAGCCCGCAGACACCGATCTCCCAGATCTACGGATCGGTGATGCCCTTTCTCGTGATCATGTTGTTGACCGGCGCCTTCCTGATGGCGGTGCCTGACGTGCTGATCACCCTGACCGCATTCATGAACTGA
- a CDS encoding TRAP transporter small permease subunit translates to MIILNWIDRVNLWVGRLVSYGIWIGAAVLVWEVVSRYVFGQPTIWAHGYTQRIFAAYFILIGAYTLLREGHVRVDILIANRTPRVRAMFDVLCFGMLLIWCLALAWEGWNFFQEALLWNEKDDSALAHPLWPVKLCMVVAAVLFSLQAASAFIRALVTALSPAPSQTQTQPEDRAQ, encoded by the coding sequence ATGATTATTCTGAATTGGATCGACAGGGTGAACCTGTGGGTCGGGCGGCTGGTGAGTTACGGCATCTGGATCGGCGCGGCCGTGCTGGTCTGGGAGGTGGTCTCTCGCTACGTGTTCGGCCAGCCGACCATCTGGGCGCATGGCTACACGCAGCGCATCTTTGCCGCCTATTTCATCCTGATCGGCGCCTACACGCTACTGCGTGAGGGCCATGTGCGCGTCGACATCCTGATCGCCAACCGAACGCCGCGCGTCCGTGCCATGTTCGACGTGTTGTGTTTCGGCATGTTGCTGATCTGGTGCCTGGCGCTGGCCTGGGAGGGCTGGAACTTCTTCCAGGAGGCCCTGCTGTGGAACGAGAAGGACGACAGCGCGCTGGCCCATCCTCTCTGGCCGGTCAAGCTGTGCATGGTCGTGGCGGCGGTCCTGTTCTCGCTTCAGGCGGCCTCGGCCTTCATCCGGGCGCTGGTGACCGCGCTCTCCCCTGCCCCGTCGCAGACCCAGACCCAGCCCGAGGATCGCGCCCAATGA
- a CDS encoding tripartite tricarboxylate transporter permease, which yields PESFGTGRIEGIAAAESADNAVVPSSLVPLFALGIPGSVIAAILIAAFVLHGLTPGPLMFQQQPAMVASVYAAMICASGLLLIIGMAGQRLFSQIIRVPIRLIIPGVLFLGCVGAYMETSNIFSIYVMLFFALFGFFLRKLDFSFVTFLIGFVIGPSVELTFRQSIQILDGDWTNLTRHPIAIGAIVLTCVTLAWIARSNRPNRRDSPAADNESQTFQGG from the coding sequence CCCCGAGAGTTTCGGCACCGGCCGGATCGAGGGGATCGCCGCCGCCGAAAGCGCGGATAACGCGGTGGTGCCGTCCAGCCTTGTGCCTCTGTTTGCGCTTGGCATTCCGGGAAGTGTCATCGCCGCCATCCTGATTGCCGCTTTCGTGCTGCATGGGCTGACGCCGGGGCCGTTGATGTTCCAGCAACAGCCGGCGATGGTCGCCTCGGTCTATGCGGCGATGATCTGCGCCAGCGGGCTGTTGCTGATCATCGGGATGGCGGGGCAGCGGTTGTTTTCGCAGATCATCCGGGTTCCGATCCGGCTGATCATTCCCGGTGTGCTTTTCCTGGGCTGCGTGGGCGCCTACATGGAGACGTCCAATATCTTCTCGATCTACGTGATGCTGTTTTTCGCGCTGTTCGGGTTCTTTTTGCGCAAGCTCGACTTTTCCTTCGTCACGTTCCTGATCGGCTTTGTCATTGGTCCCAGCGTTGAACTGACCTTTCGCCAGTCGATCCAGATTCTGGATGGCGACTGGACGAACCTGACCCGTCACCCGATCGCCATCGGGGCCATCGTGCTGACTTGTGTCACGCTGGCCTGGATCGCGCGCAGCAACAGGCCGAACAGGCGCGATAGCCCTGCGGCCGACAATGAATCGCAGACATTCCAGGGAGGATAA
- a CDS encoding TRAP transporter substrate-binding protein, whose amino-acid sequence MTNPVINRRRVLTGGALAAGATALSAPAVLAQEQIKWRIQSHWTPGVEYYDSIYVEFARRITEATNGEIQIEALQANTVAPTNEVLGALRRGLLDAAFIFPAYWIGRIPVAGHLNGNMGTWENHEEMQLFFYEMGALDVIREAYAQYGIYQAGPISFAGLAVFAKKAIETAEDFKGFKVRSTGTAGRVFEKMGATPVFIPGGELYQSLQTGVVDGAHWGCVSTGWGMNLQEVTSHIITPDFLSHSNGEFVIGMEQWNRLGDDHKRIINDGVRAMSADASAHFRHLDYLRMKEFTDDMGKSISTVGPDVMAQLRDMSMEVVDEYSAEDPEYSGRVGAMLHEFMALTGKA is encoded by the coding sequence ATGACAAATCCCGTGATCAACCGGCGCCGCGTACTGACCGGCGGCGCGCTGGCCGCCGGCGCCACCGCCCTGTCCGCCCCCGCCGTCCTGGCGCAGGAGCAGATCAAGTGGCGCATCCAAAGCCACTGGACCCCCGGTGTCGAATATTATGACAGTATCTATGTCGAATTCGCCCGCCGCATCACCGAGGCCACCAACGGCGAAATCCAGATCGAGGCGTTGCAAGCCAACACCGTCGCGCCCACGAACGAGGTTCTGGGCGCCCTGCGGCGCGGACTGCTGGACGCGGCCTTCATCTTTCCCGCCTACTGGATCGGGCGCATCCCCGTCGCCGGCCACCTGAACGGCAACATGGGCACCTGGGAAAACCACGAGGAGATGCAGCTGTTCTTCTACGAGATGGGCGCGCTGGACGTCATCCGCGAGGCCTATGCCCAATACGGTATCTACCAGGCCGGGCCGATCTCCTTTGCCGGGCTCGCCGTCTTTGCCAAGAAGGCGATCGAGACGGCAGAGGATTTCAAGGGGTTCAAGGTCCGCTCCACCGGTACTGCCGGCCGGGTGTTCGAGAAGATGGGCGCCACGCCGGTCTTCATCCCCGGCGGGGAGCTATACCAGAGCCTTCAGACCGGCGTGGTGGACGGTGCGCATTGGGGCTGTGTCTCCACCGGTTGGGGCATGAACCTGCAAGAGGTCACCAGCCATATCATCACCCCCGATTTCCTCAGCCATTCCAACGGTGAATTCGTCATCGGGATGGAGCAGTGGAACCGCTTGGGCGATGATCACAAGCGCATCATCAACGACGGTGTCCGTGCCATGAGCGCCGATGCCAGTGCCCATTTCCGTCATCTGGACTACCTGCGGATGAAGGAATTCACCGACGACATGGGCAAGAGCATCTCGACCGTCGGGCCCGATGTGATGGCCCAGTTGCGCGACATGTCGATGGAAGTGGTCGATGAATATTCGGCCGAGGATCCCGAATATAGCGGCCGCGTCGGCGCCATGCTGCACGAGTTCATGGCCCTGACCGGCAAGGCCTGA
- a CDS encoding OsmC family protein, producing MLNKVDVDALDGARQAIRQDPAAGQARYGVNLAWQSGVRARVTALPMTLGDDVIERDFEWIVDEPPQLLGESAGPTPQEYLMSGVGACIMVGFVVNASVRGIEIRNLDVKVTSGLDLAGFLNLRDDAKVEMSGLEYQITVDTDADAETLAEVEKAAVEFSPNAMSVNRGIPLSGAVIKAAA from the coding sequence ATGCTGAACAAGGTCGATGTCGATGCGTTGGACGGTGCCCGTCAGGCCATCCGTCAGGATCCCGCCGCAGGTCAGGCCCGCTATGGCGTGAACCTGGCGTGGCAAAGCGGCGTGCGCGCCCGCGTCACCGCCCTGCCCATGACCCTGGGAGACGACGTGATCGAGCGCGATTTCGAATGGATCGTGGACGAGCCGCCCCAGCTGCTGGGTGAAAGCGCGGGCCCGACGCCGCAGGAATACCTGATGTCCGGCGTGGGGGCCTGCATCATGGTGGGTTTCGTGGTCAATGCCAGCGTGCGGGGGATCGAGATCCGCAACCTGGACGTCAAGGTTACCAGCGGGCTGGACCTGGCCGGGTTCCTGAACCTGCGCGATGACGCCAAGGTCGAGATGTCCGGCCTGGAGTACCAGATCACCGTGGACACTGACGCCGATGCCGAAACCCTGGCGGAGGTGGAGAAGGCGGCGGTGGAATTCAGCCCCAATGCCATGAGTGTCAATCGGGGCATCCCGCTGAGCGGCGCGGTGATCAAGGCCGCCGCCTGA